A window of the Desulfobacula toluolica Tol2 genome harbors these coding sequences:
- a CDS encoding flagellar hook-length control protein FliK produces MNFTFTDVSSSFSNMVQPDHSGGVMLNKGRAGSRSKLFDEKLSKALGNVERLEKEILAQSNQVQVNPLGKTMDSDKIINHLSEKLSQEKGFGFVAELKKMFLMLSNGDLKTGSIDADGLEALKEILLKAGFNENDINDFIAELSEEFENKDLSLADLFDKLFELPFEEASETKTETDQENFLEISALPFLESILNSLGIPREKTQEILNKAQKGDKGISLDVILEDLQSIQKKSFYTQNHYEANNVDDNFRSLFKQLGLEHSESTISQDTSLREASSLEENNLGQNKSRVSPLTLNELVGSLEKLRKKISQPQAQTEMPGQNDQKPIANEKSLDLFNALFKGVELENNTAETRAFDFSFEQIKNQFKDKFLVSVSNSLGLSWEKTQEILNKAHKGDQGISLDTILENLQSIQKKSFYTQNHYETKNGDDNFRSLFKQLGLEHSESTTSPDTFLRAASSLDENNLEQKVSPLTLNELVGSLEKLHKKISQPQAQTEIPGQNDQKPIANEKSLDLFNALFKGVELENNTAETRAFDFSFGQIKNQFKNKFLLSVNEQANKNVNSEINTKLNKTLKEMEFLPSERKSGAFDMSGQLKENKEFLKPMKSLGAKGLDQTQISTSDLKINETQSNLNMITTKSSFKNLPTYVTNQVQKSIVRAINQGESTLRIQLKPQELGRLIMTIDNTGKSMKISIMTESLAAKEILTSNVNELRTVLSNSGVNLERFDVDTNSEFKQSMADEGNQAGNSGKRNRNRVKHLGADVDGEGMNDPISLVDVLNRDGLHHFVA; encoded by the coding sequence ATGAATTTTACTTTTACAGATGTCAGCAGTTCTTTTTCAAACATGGTTCAACCGGATCATTCCGGGGGCGTCATGTTGAATAAGGGTCGTGCCGGTTCTCGAAGCAAGTTGTTTGATGAAAAGTTAAGCAAGGCACTTGGAAATGTTGAGCGTCTTGAAAAAGAAATTCTGGCTCAGTCAAATCAGGTACAGGTAAATCCTTTAGGGAAAACAATGGATTCGGATAAAATAATCAATCATTTATCAGAAAAATTGAGCCAAGAGAAAGGGTTTGGTTTTGTTGCAGAATTGAAAAAGATGTTTTTAATGTTATCAAATGGGGATTTGAAAACTGGTTCAATAGATGCTGACGGTCTTGAAGCCTTGAAAGAAATTTTATTGAAAGCCGGGTTTAATGAAAATGATATCAATGATTTTATAGCCGAGCTTTCAGAAGAATTTGAAAACAAGGATCTGAGTCTGGCTGACCTTTTTGATAAACTTTTTGAACTTCCTTTTGAAGAAGCTTCAGAAACAAAGACAGAGACAGACCAGGAAAATTTTCTTGAAATATCGGCCCTCCCTTTTTTAGAATCCATTCTCAATTCATTGGGTATTCCCAGGGAAAAAACACAGGAAATATTAAATAAAGCACAGAAAGGTGATAAAGGTATCAGCCTTGATGTTATACTTGAAGATCTTCAATCTATTCAGAAAAAATCTTTTTATACTCAAAATCATTATGAAGCCAATAATGTTGATGATAATTTCAGATCTCTTTTTAAACAACTGGGCCTTGAACATAGCGAATCCACAATTTCACAGGATACTTCCCTTAGAGAAGCATCTTCTCTTGAAGAGAACAATCTTGGACAAAACAAATCTCGAGTGTCACCACTTACCTTGAATGAATTAGTCGGTTCCCTGGAAAAGCTGCGCAAAAAAATATCACAGCCGCAAGCACAGACTGAAATGCCGGGCCAAAATGATCAAAAGCCCATTGCCAATGAAAAATCTTTAGACCTTTTTAATGCTTTGTTCAAGGGCGTAGAACTGGAAAATAATACGGCAGAAACCCGGGCATTTGATTTTTCTTTTGAGCAGATAAAAAATCAGTTTAAGGATAAATTTTTGGTGTCTGTTTCCAATTCATTGGGGCTCTCTTGGGAAAAAACACAGGAAATATTAAATAAAGCACATAAAGGTGATCAGGGTATCAGTCTTGATACTATCCTTGAAAATCTTCAATCTATCCAGAAAAAATCTTTTTATACTCAAAATCATTATGAAACCAAGAATGGTGATGATAATTTCAGATCTCTTTTTAAACAACTTGGCCTTGAACATAGCGAATCCACAACTTCACCGGATACTTTCCTTAGAGCAGCATCTTCGCTTGATGAGAATAATCTTGAACAAAAGGTATCACCACTTACCCTTAATGAATTAGTCGGTTCCCTGGAAAAACTGCACAAAAAAATATCACAGCCGCAAGCACAGACTGAAATACCGGGCCAAAATGATCAAAAGCCCATTGCCAATGAAAAATCTTTAGACCTTTTTAATGCTTTGTTCAAGGGTGTAGAACTGGAAAATAATACAGCAGAAACTCGGGCATTTGATTTTTCCTTTGGGCAGATAAAAAATCAGTTTAAGAACAAATTTTTGTTGTCTGTTAATGAGCAAGCCAATAAAAATGTAAATTCTGAAATCAATACAAAACTAAACAAAACTTTAAAAGAGATGGAATTCCTTCCGAGTGAAAGAAAAAGCGGGGCTTTTGATATGAGTGGTCAACTCAAAGAAAACAAAGAATTTTTAAAACCGATGAAATCTTTGGGTGCAAAGGGTCTTGATCAAACTCAGATTTCAACTTCAGACCTTAAAATAAATGAGACGCAATCCAACCTGAATATGATAACAACAAAGTCATCTTTTAAAAATTTACCGACCTATGTCACTAACCAGGTGCAAAAAAGCATTGTCAGAGCCATTAATCAGGGTGAAAGTACATTAAGAATTCAATTAAAGCCTCAGGAGCTCGGACGGCTTATTATGACCATAGACAACACCGGAAAAAGCATGAAGATCAGTATTATGACTGAAAGTCTTGCTGCAAAGGAAATTTTAACTTCAAATGTAAATGAGCTTCGGACCGTTCTTTCCAATTCCGGTGTTAATCTTGAACGATTTGATGTCGATACGAACAGTGAATTTAAACAATCCATGGCAGATGAAGGAAACCAGGCTGGAAATTCTGGTAAGCGGAATCGAAACAGGGTAAAGCATTTGGGGGCGGATGTTGATGGTGAAGGTATGAATGATCCCATAAGCCTTGTTGATGTCTTAAACCGGGACGGGTTACATCATTTTGTAGCATAA
- a CDS encoding MotE family protein translates to MKQYKKGVVFITIYLLFSFVFSAFYTQNIFSIVSGSDAFAADDNQKQNDMPQTGDDAVEKKPCPECPECPDPAKVVLRGLEEKKTRIEKQQKIQLQEKKELELYEEQIDEKLESLKKLKQQIEADMALLTKKKTQKNLEKEAAYEAKIGRLVKMYAGMKPKNAAQIVDKMNLEVAQEIFLRMREASASQILTFVDSEKAAKISERLAFKRK, encoded by the coding sequence ATGAAACAATATAAAAAGGGTGTGGTTTTTATTACTATTTATTTGTTGTTTTCTTTTGTGTTCAGTGCTTTTTATACCCAAAATATTTTTTCTATTGTAAGTGGAAGTGATGCCTTTGCTGCAGATGATAACCAAAAACAAAATGATATGCCTCAAACGGGTGATGATGCAGTTGAAAAAAAGCCGTGTCCTGAATGCCCGGAGTGTCCTGATCCTGCAAAAGTTGTTTTGCGAGGTCTTGAAGAAAAAAAAACAAGGATTGAAAAACAGCAAAAAATACAATTGCAAGAGAAAAAAGAACTTGAATTATATGAAGAGCAGATTGATGAGAAACTTGAAAGTTTAAAAAAATTAAAGCAGCAGATCGAAGCGGATATGGCGCTTCTTACAAAAAAGAAAACTCAGAAAAATCTGGAAAAAGAAGCTGCTTATGAGGCCAAGATCGGAAGGCTTGTCAAAATGTATGCCGGCATGAAACCGAAAAATGCCGCCCAGATTGTTGATAAAATGAATCTTGAAGTTGCTCAGGAAATATTTTTGAGAATGCGAGAAGCATCTGCTTCACAAATTTTGACTTTTGTGGACAGTGAAAAAGCAGCTAAAATCAGCGAACGTCTTGCCTTTAAAAGAAAGTAG
- a CDS encoding flagellar export protein FliJ, which translates to MKRFEFKLQPLLNYRKYLEQVARQNTAKASMDVENCAKQIVYLKQTYDQKVEKIEDIVANGVNAFEFRLHNQYLNAVENSIEDEKSRKIELQKILQEKLLELKKRSVDKKAMELYREKLKHEYTQEVLTIEQKELDEISSIKTARKLSNETI; encoded by the coding sequence ATGAAACGATTTGAATTCAAATTACAGCCATTGCTCAATTATAGAAAATATCTGGAACAGGTTGCCCGGCAAAATACAGCAAAAGCAAGCATGGATGTTGAAAATTGTGCAAAACAAATCGTTTATTTAAAACAGACCTATGATCAAAAAGTTGAAAAAATTGAAGATATTGTGGCAAACGGGGTAAATGCTTTTGAATTCAGGCTGCATAATCAATACCTGAATGCAGTGGAAAACAGTATTGAAGATGAAAAATCAAGAAAAATTGAATTACAGAAGATTCTTCAAGAAAAATTATTAGAGTTAAAAAAAAGAAGTGTTGATAAAAAGGCAATGGAACTTTACCGGGAAAAACTGAAACATGAATATACTCAGGAAGTTTTAACAATAGAACAAAAGGAATTAGATGAGATTTCATCCATAAAAACGGCAAGGAAATTATCCAATGAAACAATATAA
- a CDS encoding FliI/YscN family ATPase has translation MTLEHLNKIDFHKYMKALDQCVTIRPEGKVSQVIGLIAEGDSLGLGIGALCSIVNSNGLEVKAEVVGFKKEKALFMPYGDIRGISLGSRIIPISASSVVGVSDQLLGRVVDGMGIPIDGKGEIKYTQEYGLYGKPISPLEREQIKEPLDVGVAAINSMITLGKGQRVAIMAGSGVGKSVLMGMMTKHTSADVIVIGLIGERGREVKDFIEDTLGQEGIKRAVVVAATSDSPPLVRMRGAYLATTIAEYFRDRGKNVLLMVDSITRYAMSSRDVGLAAGEPPTSKGYTPSFFVQIPILLERAGNIKNGGSITGIYTVLVEGDDLNDPVGDTVRSIVDGHIVLSRDLANRGHYPAIDVLASVSRVMRDVSRKDHVVVRDKAVNVLSSYRSAEDMITIGAYVDGSDPDIDEAKRLMPGIIQFLRQDMTRKVDMPSSVNGLKKAVGIK, from the coding sequence ATGACCTTGGAACATTTAAACAAAATTGATTTTCATAAATACATGAAGGCTTTGGATCAATGCGTCACGATACGGCCGGAGGGAAAGGTTTCCCAGGTTATCGGTCTTATTGCGGAAGGGGACAGCCTGGGATTGGGCATTGGGGCTTTGTGCAGTATTGTTAATTCTAATGGCCTGGAAGTAAAAGCTGAGGTTGTTGGATTTAAAAAGGAAAAAGCCTTGTTTATGCCTTATGGAGATATTCGGGGAATCAGTCTTGGCAGCAGGATCATTCCCATTTCAGCATCTTCGGTTGTGGGTGTTTCAGATCAACTGCTGGGAAGAGTGGTCGATGGCATGGGAATCCCCATAGACGGTAAAGGAGAGATCAAGTACACTCAGGAATATGGCTTGTATGGAAAACCCATAAGCCCTCTGGAAAGAGAACAGATTAAAGAACCTCTGGATGTGGGGGTAGCGGCAATCAACAGTATGATCACGCTTGGTAAAGGTCAACGGGTAGCTATCATGGCAGGTTCCGGGGTGGGTAAAAGTGTTTTAATGGGAATGATGACCAAGCATACCAGTGCGGATGTGATCGTTATTGGTTTGATCGGTGAGCGGGGCAGGGAAGTGAAAGATTTTATTGAGGATACATTGGGACAAGAAGGGATAAAAAGAGCTGTCGTGGTTGCGGCAACCTCTGATTCTCCTCCCCTGGTAAGGATGAGGGGTGCTTATCTTGCCACCACCATTGCTGAATATTTCAGGGACCGGGGTAAAAATGTATTGTTGATGGTGGATTCCATCACACGTTATGCCATGTCTTCAAGAGATGTGGGGCTGGCTGCAGGCGAACCTCCGACATCCAAGGGGTATACCCCGTCATTTTTTGTGCAGATTCCGATCCTGCTCGAACGGGCTGGGAATATTAAAAACGGGGGATCAATTACAGGAATTTATACGGTTCTGGTTGAGGGTGATGATTTAAATGATCCGGTTGGGGATACGGTTCGATCCATTGTTGACGGCCATATCGTCTTGTCCAGGGATCTTGCCAACCGGGGACATTATCCGGCCATTGATGTTCTTGCCAGTGTTTCAAGGGTCATGAGGGATGTCAGCCGAAAAGATCATGTGGTTGTAAGGGATAAGGCGGTCAATGTTTTATCATCCTACAGGAGTGCGGAAGATATGATTACCATTGGTGCCTATGTGGATGGGTCTGACCCTGATATTGATGAGGCAAAACGCTTGATGCCGGGGATTATTCAATTTTTAAGGCAGGACATGACCAGGAAAGTAGACATGCCGTCCAGTGTAAACGGTTTAAAAAAAGCCGTGGGAATAAAATAA
- a CDS encoding FliH/SctL family protein: protein MSLSDKKSDQFSPMTLNSLERFDQEHSSKPDESDPDFNRFKMLFEKPKLEDEVFEFKVIYDAEKERDDIFFNPLIKKKDDRLEKEATNNEMDDQEQHPLSEKEKEPSEPVETSDEKGYRQGFEKGLEQGMLQGQKQGYEDGFKKGEAEGFEQGEAQGSEKGHKHGVEKGFKEGEVKGKQEIREKAVEILNALEASLKTADQTLDLLVEKYEEKIIALIQQIAQKAIMARLEIDDEMIKPLIMDTLKTLVQPEEVVLSVSLEDYDYIEMIKDEFFEQIDSLNSVSIRSDPTIKRGGCKIETNTGFVSTDLESRLDSIFDAFKTAGTK, encoded by the coding sequence ATGTCCTTGTCTGATAAAAAGAGTGATCAGTTTTCGCCCATGACTTTGAACTCTCTGGAACGTTTTGATCAAGAACATTCCAGTAAACCAGATGAGTCGGATCCGGATTTTAATCGTTTCAAGATGCTGTTTGAAAAGCCAAAGTTGGAAGATGAAGTTTTTGAATTTAAAGTGATTTATGATGCTGAAAAGGAACGGGACGACATCTTTTTCAACCCTTTGATTAAAAAAAAAGATGATCGTCTTGAAAAAGAGGCGACCAATAACGAGATGGATGATCAGGAACAGCACCCCTTATCAGAGAAAGAGAAAGAACCCTCTGAGCCTGTGGAAACATCTGATGAAAAAGGATATAGACAGGGGTTTGAAAAAGGGTTGGAACAGGGCATGCTGCAGGGGCAAAAACAGGGGTATGAAGATGGTTTTAAAAAGGGCGAGGCCGAGGGATTTGAACAAGGAGAAGCTCAAGGAAGTGAAAAAGGCCATAAGCATGGAGTTGAAAAAGGGTTTAAAGAAGGTGAAGTTAAAGGGAAACAAGAAATCCGGGAAAAAGCTGTTGAAATTTTAAATGCTTTGGAAGCATCCTTGAAAACAGCAGATCAGACATTGGATCTGCTGGTTGAAAAGTATGAAGAAAAAATTATTGCGCTTATTCAACAGATTGCCCAAAAAGCTATTATGGCCCGGCTGGAAATTGATGACGAAATGATAAAGCCCCTGATAATGGACACATTAAAAACTCTTGTCCAGCCCGAGGAAGTTGTGTTAAGCGTGTCCCTGGAAGATTATGACTATATTGAAATGATCAAGGATGAATTTTTTGAGCAGATTGATTCGTTAAACAGCGTGTCCATAAGATCAGATCCCACCATTAAAAGGGGCGGCTGTAAAATTGAAACAAATACGGGTTTTGTTTCAACAGATCTTGAATCAAGGCTTGATTCTATTTTTGACGCATTTAAAACCGCAGGTACGAAATGA
- the fliG gene encoding flagellar motor switch protein FliG, with protein sequence MADALDSESFDPKSLSGTRKAAIFLMAMGEEYTAKVFERMSEREIGELAFEMSSIDQISSEMLKAVSIEFVESFEGESRMIIESDSFIKNVVNRTLKGGKADALLEDLEKKKQDKPFIWSRNVNVGTLAGYVEGEHPQTIAMILAHMPSEISSDIMMALPEELKGDVAVRIARLGQISEDVVRDVDKALRLELSGALGPGGKAGGLQVLVDIINGVDKSTEDVVMSFVEEDNPEMANDIRNLMFVFEDLTTIDDSAMREILKKVEGQQLTYALKTATDEMKEKIFSNLSQRAGEMLKDDLESMGPVRLAEVEEAQQAVVRSAKELEADGTITLGKGKDDVLV encoded by the coding sequence ATGGCTGATGCTTTAGACTCTGAAAGTTTTGATCCCAAAAGCCTGTCCGGTACTCGAAAAGCAGCTATTTTTCTGATGGCTATGGGAGAGGAATATACGGCCAAAGTATTTGAAAGAATGAGTGAGAGGGAAATAGGTGAACTTGCTTTTGAAATGTCTTCAATTGATCAGATTTCTTCGGAAATGTTAAAAGCAGTTTCAATTGAGTTTGTTGAGAGCTTTGAAGGCGAATCAAGAATGATCATTGAAAGCGATTCTTTTATAAAAAATGTGGTTAACAGAACATTAAAAGGCGGTAAAGCAGATGCCCTTCTTGAAGATCTTGAGAAGAAAAAACAGGACAAGCCGTTTATCTGGAGCCGGAATGTCAATGTGGGAACCCTTGCCGGTTATGTGGAAGGTGAACATCCTCAAACCATTGCAATGATACTTGCCCACATGCCGTCTGAAATATCATCGGACATCATGATGGCTCTTCCCGAAGAGTTAAAAGGGGATGTGGCCGTGAGAATTGCAAGACTCGGTCAGATTTCAGAAGATGTTGTCAGGGATGTTGACAAGGCCTTGAGACTTGAACTTTCCGGTGCTTTGGGGCCTGGTGGAAAAGCAGGCGGATTGCAGGTGCTGGTTGATATTATCAATGGAGTGGACAAATCAACAGAAGATGTGGTCATGAGTTTTGTCGAAGAGGATAATCCGGAAATGGCCAATGATATTCGTAACTTGATGTTTGTGTTTGAAGATTTGACAACGATTGATGATTCTGCAATGCGAGAGATCCTCAAAAAGGTTGAGGGCCAGCAGTTGACATATGCTCTTAAGACCGCAACAGATGAAATGAAAGAAAAGATTTTTTCCAATCTTTCCCAGAGGGCTGGTGAAATGCTCAAAGATGATCTTGAGTCCATGGGGCCTGTTCGTCTGGCAGAAGTGGAAGAAGCCCAACAGGCAGTTGTTCGTTCTGCCAAGGAGCTTGAAGCTGACGGCACCATAACGCTGGGTAAAGGAAAAGACGATGTCCTTGTCTGA
- the fliF gene encoding flagellar basal-body MS-ring/collar protein FliF: MNPVIERIITIFKEMPFSRKIALGVFAMVLVAGFSTLFIWTNKTQFKTAYSGLTKEDAASVVDMLKASNTPYHLAGDGTTIMVPEDIVYDVRLSMAKEGIPKGGGVGFEIFDKTEFGTTEFVQKINKKRAIQGELARTISAFDEVKTARVMIVLPKESVFVEEVKKPSASILLELNSDLEKEKVTAIAHLVASSIQDLTPKLVTIVDTAGRILFEGKSEEEQAKITARNMADAQYQYKVRFEENLTRRIQTMLERIVGKDKAIVRVTSEMDFSENDMNEEIYDPFERGGEFIRSRKNRAEKVTTTSEETPTPSSVNPIVGTQDLAGEQNNELVNKRDDTFNYEISKRVRETRKPMAVLTRLSVAAVIDGKYEYKTDESGNKQKVYLPRSPEEMKQFQDIVIKSMGYNEQRSDQVSMECFPFASIAEIESEPMMSGFKMVQKEYGRTIANLLLVVLLFLFVIRPIIKTVKEIKTTVEQEALPGPEDLALIADDEEKELEFIEMDSAQQKEYINLMTAEQKETFLKEMSSSERAVYLSNMPIDEKARYYAQKDFDKTVNILKGWMIEKNKEED; this comes from the coding sequence ATGAATCCTGTTATTGAAAGAATAATTACTATATTCAAAGAAATGCCGTTTTCCAGGAAAATTGCTTTGGGAGTTTTTGCAATGGTTCTTGTAGCGGGGTTTAGCACCTTGTTTATATGGACAAACAAGACCCAGTTCAAGACTGCTTACAGCGGCCTTACAAAAGAGGATGCCGCATCTGTTGTTGACATGCTCAAGGCATCCAATACCCCATATCATCTTGCCGGGGATGGAACAACCATTATGGTGCCGGAAGACATTGTTTATGATGTAAGGCTTTCAATGGCAAAAGAGGGGATTCCCAAAGGCGGGGGGGTCGGGTTTGAGATATTTGACAAGACGGAGTTCGGCACTACCGAGTTTGTTCAGAAGATCAATAAAAAAAGGGCCATTCAAGGCGAACTTGCAAGAACCATAAGCGCCTTTGATGAAGTTAAGACGGCCCGTGTAATGATTGTACTGCCCAAAGAGTCTGTGTTTGTGGAAGAAGTGAAAAAACCGTCCGCATCCATTTTACTGGAGCTTAATTCGGATCTTGAAAAAGAGAAAGTTACAGCCATTGCCCATTTGGTGGCAAGCTCCATTCAGGATTTAACACCAAAACTTGTCACCATTGTTGATACGGCAGGCAGAATTTTGTTTGAGGGCAAATCCGAAGAGGAACAAGCCAAGATAACTGCCCGTAATATGGCGGATGCTCAATATCAATATAAAGTCAGGTTTGAAGAAAATCTGACCCGAAGAATCCAGACCATGCTTGAAAGGATCGTTGGCAAGGATAAGGCTATTGTAAGGGTCACCTCTGAAATGGATTTTTCAGAAAATGATATGAATGAAGAGATTTATGATCCGTTTGAACGGGGTGGCGAATTTATCAGGAGTCGTAAAAATCGTGCAGAAAAAGTCACGACAACTTCAGAAGAAACCCCGACGCCGTCCAGTGTAAATCCCATTGTCGGGACCCAAGACCTTGCAGGAGAACAGAACAATGAGCTGGTCAATAAAAGGGATGATACATTTAATTATGAAATAAGCAAGCGGGTCAGGGAGACCAGAAAGCCCATGGCTGTTTTAACCCGTCTTTCAGTTGCTGCGGTTATTGATGGAAAATATGAATACAAAACCGATGAAAGCGGCAATAAACAAAAAGTATATTTGCCAAGATCGCCTGAAGAAATGAAGCAGTTTCAAGATATTGTTATTAAATCCATGGGGTATAATGAACAGAGAAGTGACCAGGTATCAATGGAATGTTTTCCGTTTGCCTCTATTGCTGAAATTGAATCAGAGCCGATGATGAGCGGATTTAAAATGGTTCAAAAAGAGTATGGCCGAACTATTGCAAACCTGCTCCTGGTAGTGTTGTTGTTCCTTTTTGTTATTCGTCCCATCATAAAAACCGTGAAGGAGATCAAGACAACGGTTGAACAGGAAGCTTTGCCCGGACCGGAAGATTTGGCCCTGATTGCGGACGATGAGGAAAAAGAGCTTGAATTCATTGAAATGGATAGCGCTCAGCAAAAAGAATACATTAATCTGATGACCGCAGAGCAGAAAGAAACGTTTCTCAAAGAAATGAGCTCCTCAGAACGGGCTGTTTATCTGAGTAATATGCCGATTGATGAAAAAGCAAGATATTATGCCCAAAAAGATTTTGACAAAACAGTTAATATTCTTAAGGGTTGGATGATCGAAAAAAATAAAGAAGAGGACTAA
- the fliE gene encoding flagellar hook-basal body complex protein FliE, giving the protein MMTGIDGINKISLNTEPLPDRISRRNPEFARRMEEAIKDVNSKQHIADDSIEKVIQGEMGIHEGMMALGKADTSLKILAQVRNKAMAAYNEIMRMQV; this is encoded by the coding sequence ATGATGACCGGGATAGATGGTATCAATAAAATTTCTTTAAATACAGAGCCGCTGCCTGATAGAATCAGCAGGCGAAATCCTGAATTTGCCCGGAGAATGGAAGAGGCTATTAAGGATGTGAATTCAAAACAGCATATCGCGGATGATTCAATTGAAAAAGTGATCCAGGGAGAAATGGGAATCCATGAAGGAATGATGGCTCTTGGAAAAGCTGATACATCCTTGAAAATTCTTGCACAGGTCAGAAATAAGGCCATGGCTGCATATAATGAAATAATGCGGATGCAGGTATAA
- the flgC gene encoding flagellar basal body rod protein FlgC — translation MDLLTASKISGTALSAHRTKLNVISENLANVDTTRTGEGGPYRRKMVVFKGDDIDSFKSVIEKKQYKKHKSGIELSPIEFDSEKQQNRGSGVRVERIIRSQEDFRLVHNPAHPDADPDTGYVKMPNVDHLTEIADMLVAKRSYEASTTAMSATKDMILKALEIGK, via the coding sequence ATGGATCTTTTAACTGCTTCAAAAATCAGCGGGACCGCTCTTTCAGCCCATAGAACCAAATTAAATGTAATTTCAGAAAATCTTGCGAATGTGGATACCACACGAACCGGGGAAGGTGGCCCGTATAGAAGAAAAATGGTTGTTTTCAAAGGTGATGATATTGATTCTTTTAAAAGTGTTATTGAAAAAAAACAATATAAAAAACATAAATCAGGAATAGAGCTGTCACCCATTGAGTTTGATTCTGAAAAACAACAGAACCGGGGTAGCGGTGTAAGGGTTGAGCGGATTATTCGATCCCAGGAAGATTTCAGGCTGGTTCATAATCCGGCCCATCCTGATGCTGATCCTGATACCGGTTATGTGAAAATGCCCAATGTGGACCATTTGACGGAGATTGCAGATATGCTGGTGGCCAAGCGAAGTTATGAGGCCAGCACGACAGCAATGTCCGCTACAAAGGATATGATTTTAAAAGCACTGGAAATCGGTAAATAA
- the flgB gene encoding flagellar basal body rod protein FlgB, translated as MADSRIFGHTSKVIETALDVSARRHNLIAGNIANMDTIGYQPKDLDFNSTLKRAMGEKEPDFLDKTHPMHLSTDDDDPSFAMNGENSDAVDIYHLDSVNIDTEMMNLTENNIKYRTTTEMLLRKMKILHYSIDEGGK; from the coding sequence ATGGCGGATTCAAGAATTTTCGGGCACACATCAAAGGTGATTGAGACAGCACTGGATGTATCAGCCCGGCGGCATAATTTGATTGCAGGCAATATCGCCAATATGGATACCATAGGATATCAACCCAAGGATCTTGATTTTAACTCAACGCTTAAACGGGCCATGGGTGAAAAAGAACCTGATTTCCTGGATAAAACCCATCCCATGCATTTGTCAACGGATGATGACGACCCTTCCTTTGCCATGAACGGGGAAAACAGTGACGCTGTGGATATTTATCATTTGGATTCCGTGAATATTGATACGGAAATGATGAATCTTACGGAGAATAATATTAAATACCGGACTACAACGGAAATGTTATTGAGAAAAATGAAAATATTGCACTATTCCATTGATGAGGGAGGAAAATAA